In Micrococcus luteus NCTC 2665, a single window of DNA contains:
- a CDS encoding YceI family protein gives MHAITPGTWNLDPAHSDVDFVVRHAGISKVRGTFHAVEGQLVIAEEFTQSSVEVTVDVASISTKNEGRDAHLRSADFFDVEQFPTMTFRSTEVRGEPEEFTLVGELTLHGVTQTVELEAEFGGQDKDPFGVTRVGFEATGEISRKDFGLTWNAATEAGGLLVSDKVKLEIGAAFVLPEADAQA, from the coding sequence ATGCACGCCATCACCCCCGGAACCTGGAACCTGGACCCCGCGCACTCGGACGTCGACTTCGTCGTCCGCCACGCCGGCATCTCCAAGGTCCGCGGCACCTTCCACGCCGTGGAGGGCCAGCTCGTCATCGCCGAGGAGTTCACCCAGTCCTCCGTCGAAGTGACCGTCGACGTCGCCTCCATCAGCACCAAGAACGAGGGCCGCGACGCCCACCTGCGCTCCGCCGATTTCTTCGACGTGGAGCAGTTCCCCACCATGACCTTCCGCTCCACCGAGGTCCGCGGCGAGCCCGAGGAGTTCACCCTGGTCGGCGAGCTGACGCTGCACGGCGTCACCCAGACCGTGGAGCTCGAGGCTGAGTTCGGCGGCCAGGACAAGGATCCCTTCGGCGTGACCCGCGTGGGCTTCGAGGCCACGGGCGAGATCTCCCGCAAGGACTTCGGCCTGACCTGGAACGCGGCCACCGAGGCCGGCGGCCTCCTGGTCTCGGACAAGGTGAAGCTCGAGATCGGCGCCGCCTTCGTGCTGCCCGAGGCCGACGCCCAGGCCTGA
- a CDS encoding dienelactone hydrolase family protein: MMASKTPHQNVTFDLPTKDAGQDGDRTGHGYLALPPSGKGPGVIVIQEWWGLVDHIRDVCDRLADLGFVALAPDLYGGWIAHDGDEALEMMQNLPAEEGARQLAGAVDWLLARDEVTSQTVGAIGFCMGGGFVLALAAQQGDRVSAAVPFYGVGQGVPGDFSGVTAAVQGHYAEQDDSFPVEDARRQEQQIREESGADVEYFYYDAPHAFHNDENPQGNYRPEAAALAWDRAVSFLKEKVR; the protein is encoded by the coding sequence ATGATGGCTTCGAAGACCCCGCACCAGAACGTCACGTTCGACCTGCCCACGAAGGACGCCGGCCAGGACGGCGACCGGACGGGTCACGGCTACCTCGCACTGCCCCCCTCCGGGAAGGGCCCCGGCGTGATCGTGATCCAGGAGTGGTGGGGCCTGGTGGACCACATCAGGGATGTGTGCGACCGCCTCGCCGACCTCGGCTTCGTCGCGCTCGCCCCCGACCTCTACGGCGGCTGGATCGCCCACGACGGCGACGAGGCCCTCGAGATGATGCAGAACCTGCCCGCCGAGGAGGGCGCCCGCCAGCTCGCCGGCGCCGTCGACTGGCTCCTCGCGCGGGACGAGGTGACCTCGCAGACCGTGGGGGCGATCGGCTTCTGCATGGGCGGCGGCTTCGTGCTCGCCCTCGCGGCCCAGCAGGGGGACAGGGTCTCCGCCGCCGTGCCCTTCTACGGCGTGGGCCAGGGCGTGCCCGGCGACTTCTCCGGCGTCACCGCCGCCGTCCAGGGCCACTACGCCGAGCAGGACGATTCCTTCCCCGTCGAGGACGCGCGGAGGCAGGAGCAGCAGATCCGCGAGGAGTCCGGGGCCGACGTCGAGTACTTCTACTACGACGCCCCGCATGCCTTCCACAACGACGAGAACCCCCAGGGCAACTACCGCCCCGAGGCCGCGGCCCTCGCCTGGGACCGCGCCGTCTCCTTCCTGAAGGAGAAGGTCCGCTGA